The Argopecten irradians isolate NY unplaced genomic scaffold, Ai_NY scaffold_0539, whole genome shotgun sequence DNA segment tatgaaatattaattaattcttTGCCTATGATCATTTTATCTAATCGATCGATACTGATATCGCAGCAGCAGAAGTAAGGGATCTATACCTCTGAGGTTGAACAGCTGTATTTTGTCGTCCTGACTACCGTCGTACGGGATCTCCTTGATAAAGTTATCGTCTGTGTATGTGGGAGGCGGGTACCAGCCCGGGTACAAACCAGGGTAGCCCACTATCAGCTTATAATCTCCCATACTGTTGGTAAAAAGTGTAATGTTATAGATCATTTAAATATAGTAGTAAATCTCCAGAAGTTATTGAAGGTTTTGACAATCTATGTCACTCAGTACGTTTCAGGACAATTTGAGGTTGGCCTGTTATGTCACATTTTTTACAAAactttttatctttattgtacCGCACATGTACTAAAAACGGCTCTGTATTGCAACGATAATGCTTATCACGATTATTATGATCAATATAAGTGTGAGTTTTCATTCCTCAAgatagaaattttattttgatgattCATTGTCTCACCGAATAGCCGCATGTCCAGCTGTGTATGGCGCGAGATCGTCCAGATTATAGATGAATTCTGTCCGGCTAGAACTACCGTTATTACGGATATTTTCCCATTGGTTAACTCCGTCAATACCCGTATCTATAACAACACATGTGAGATTGGTTGTGATATGGCGCTATCCCCCATAATATAAATTGCATGTGAAATTGTTTAATTGCATATTTATAAGTATATTCatcatatatattcatgtaaGTATTTCTTTCTCTGGAATTATCATACAATGTAAAGGTCCATATTTAGGTGTAATCAAAGCTAATCGCGACTGGTGGAAAAAAAACATTGCTTTGTTTGTACGTTTAAAGTATCATATACAAATCAAGGTCCATTGATTCGgtgtaaaatgaatatttatcaaCCAGGTCCAAATATAAGCACCCCGGATTTGTCCTAGGACAATATGTTTTTTGTTAATCACAACTGATTAATTGTCGATGAGGATCCATAGTTAGACGCCACACACaaagttttaaaatgattttataatcaCGCTCTTACAAACCCTTTCAACTCATACagatttataataaaacaattataggaCAATAAATGTTACCAGGCACTCCACCAGCGGCTGCTACTATGGTCGGACTCCAATCGACAGCGTGAATCATGCTTAAATACATGGagaatacatttttgttatattatgatttcaaaatatcttataaaacTACACAGGAATTAAGATGTTTTTTCTCTTATCAGAATCtacttatttatatttttttcattgaatagTATTTTGGGTTATAATTCAATGTCTTTAGGAAACAGTTAGGTACTCATCTTACTACGGGAAGTGTacatattgatatcaatttttCATCAACACTCTATAGACAATACATCTAATGTACATGGAATTctatggaacgccatagctgtctcgtatggttcaaatatacttatatgaattggtattttcattatatgatatggttgtatcattatatgatttggttgtatcattatatgatttgatcttatcaatatttggtatcattttatctatatttgatttgatttgaccaaTGTATCATTTACTTCAaccattgtttcattttcatttgtcatggtattattttctgttaccattatatcaatcgatttcaccattatttgatttggtgacatgtatatttgatttgcatctatcattgttttatttggtgttatcattgtattattttcatttatcgttatattatttgatttcatctttattttatttggttttacCATTGTATGATTCtactttacattatttacaaacatcattattttattgcatatatactttatatgattatacttttccattatatggttatactttcccattgtatggttatactttttcGTTGTATGATTGTACTGTTTCATTGTATGTATGAGTGATGTAAGCGTCTCTGCGACTCCGATTCGGAACTTTTTACCAGGGTTATTTTCTGCCATGTGTCTACCGCCAAATGACACGAGGCGTAGAAGCTTGATCTTTTGATGCAGATGCTGCAGGTTTGTAAATTTTCTTATGGGGGCTACCTACATTTGTGTCAATCATATAGAGACCTAGGTCAGATTTCATGTCGATCCTAACTGAACTTAATTTATAACTGTCTTCATTCCGATCACGGCAGGGTATTTTTGGATAATAAGCAATTATTGAAGTTTGTGTTATTCTAACTTAGGACAGACTTGTGGCGAATATTTTcagcaaaattaaaattaagttccacgtgttggtttgtttacgGCAACGAGTCAAAGACCATGGATgcactgtcaaaatggcggaaattgcgtaagaagggaccagtcctGTAACACCCCGATAAAAAATTAACCTTTGTATTTATGAAACATTTTCTACCTATTCTGATTTATTTATACAAGGATTTCTCATACACGTCCTTGATTTATAcctatatttttcaaaacaggaactttttttaaaaatccataACCTGTCTATATTCGACAAAAAACAAAGCCAACTAGATCTATAGACTATTTTGTGGGTAATACATCGGAAATCATGGATAACAcgtgttttaacattttttcgtTATTCATgccaagaacatgttgcaagtgctatttttttttaagaagAGTAGTTTTGCTAGCATTTTAACActatattaaaggcccactacctttgcgaaaaaaaaaattaaaagtttcttaaaaacaataaaatatacaactagaaattgtcaccagGACAATTtcacgggcttttcacctaaaaggtAAATTAACtctggtcaaggtcatttatattaacaaacttggtagcgcttCATCTCAACGTCCTACTCGTCCAATTCCAGGTCTTTGCCATTTcagaacttcacaagaagtaATTTGAAGATTTTCAGATTGTTAGccgctgtgaccttgaatgaagatcaaggtcttTCATATTCTAACTTGGTAGTCATTTATTTCATGTCTATATTAGGTATCTAGGCCTTGCAGAACAGCAggagtcatttgaagattttaggttTTTAAGGCGCCTGTGACTTTGAATATCGATgaaggtcaatcatattaacaaacttggtaggcatttatgtcagcatgctacttGCTAAATATTAGGTCTGTAGGCCTTCTAGAATTTGAGAagatttattaatgattttgtttaaaaatggcACTTTTGAACTTCGAACCTTATTTGCAACCGAAAATTCaagttttacagaaaagtggtAGTGACGTTAATTGTTTCActtttgattctacataacataacCAAAAATCAAAGGAATTGGCTATGTGGTTGCTACAGcggtctcaatgagctgaattttcaattttaaacctTTCATAGCTCTAAAATTACAAGTACTCTTTGACctttggatgaaggtcaagacggtcgtttatttttttcaaaattgataatcaactACCAAAGCATACTTCATGGACAATATCAAGCCTCTATGCCATgaagaacttgacaagaagatgtATTCGTGATTTTCACAGAAAACGGCgaatttgcattatgagtcGATGAtagaccggaagttgacattttagagaaaaatgtacaattacaaagtttcttcatatactattctacataacatataacaaaatgagttatggctgtctaggttaaaccggaagtgacatCATTGctgccatatttgaatttgaatcaacaccatattaacaagaattggtcacaTTGATAAGTgaaagatcttgtgtgagtttgggcttgatcagacaggtggaatcagaggagatgtttaaaatataattgtctaaaaaaatgtatttcattgcaagatttcctgtgtaaactatgttaacagtgaagattcgtTTCATTGTTTTGCCATCTGGCACAGTGATAAGgccatacaaaaaaatgtttgtgtttcCGTTAACCTGACCGCAACCCTATAAAATTGATGCCTACTCAAAAACTTTTTGTCGGTTTTGtcctcaagcaaacaaataacaacctaaattttgtttggtttttcacaaaatcaggaattttggtacaaattctgtaaatttAAGACAACAATAATCCCCTGGGAATCAAATCCATGGTTTATAAATATAAGGCTGAATAAAGTCTCCTTCAGTTTTTCACTGCAAGAAACTGggatgaagagaaaaaatatataaaaaaaaaacctacctACCAACCCTTCATTTTTAAAGGGCGTTACAACTTACAggaaacaagaatattttttcaattgttaCGTCTTATCAACGTCAACCGACACATGGTAATTAGGATGACAGtgggaaacataaaacaaccCGCGTTATGAAGTTTGCATTTAAGTTATTTAAATTAAGGTGAtggtaagtgtagtattaacagtattaaaagttactaacttttgtgattctataaaattatcaatttcgtttactttcccatttcaaaaattaaaagccgtttcggaaaggtagtggccctttaaatatttttagaacttttcatgcgatgatgttcaattttgtgatttgcCGTTGTCTGCTCATATTCAAATTACGGAACTCGTAGGCGAACTTAAATTATCTTATTGgcggtagagcattcggctagtgttggGAGGTTccgggtttgaatcccggtctgaccactacattttgattttctcctctcctgccACACAATTACATAGATATagctttttataatattatgcaTAGCCCAATTTCCTAACACTGAGTTTTAAAGTAGCAATCTCATTCACTCATATTCATTACTTTGCTAttataaaaactcatttttttttacccTTATAGGGGCTTTCAAAATGGCCAATCATAATGTTAACGAGGTGGAGGATATTTTGAAATCGCTTAATCTGTCGACCCTATGGCCCATATTCAAGGACAACAAATTGACAGAAATTGAAGTTTGTCTCAACTTAGACAATCCCTCACTCCAAAGCCTTGGGTTGGAAACCATGGGTGACCGGATCCGATTTAGGAGGCTCTCAAGCGATACAAAGGTAAATTGAATTTAATGTTAATGTTTCTCAATATTTCTCTTGTTCCGTTACAGTATTTGTTGTTATACTGCTGCTtcattgttttagttttgtctTAGTCCTTCCTTTATGCTTTTGGGTTTGATGCAATCAGAATATTCTTAATTGATTTGATGTatcaaaaaatttaaatttatcaaatgtatcaaatttcatttgatttacaaaatgtacctgTTTTCTGAAATCCATTGTAATATTTCTTGACATGTATTTAAAAGATACAATGGATATcactttttttaatatcaacttatttctactgtacatgtagtcaGCAAAACTCGGTTGTGTTTTACATGTCCATACAAAATCATGCATTCATGAATCAGAATGGAATTGGAACATAAGGAAAGAGAcagtaaatatcacaaaatggaaataaatcatcacaacaAATGTCTTGAAAATGTTTTGAGCACATTCAGTTTTATTTCAACTGGCAATGTCCCCATGTCATttgaaagtgtaaaaaaaaagagagatgttttttatgaatgaaatcatttttttggTCCCACATTATGATACATGATATTGGCAATCTGTATAATTATAGTATTGCGAAACCTAAAAATATAGTTAAAAAGGAGTTGTCCCCCTTGCCGACTCTTCAATTCACATGTGTTTGTATAAAATTATGGCAGGGAGAAAACAGTCGTAACCACCTGCATCATTGTGGCCCTCTTGTggcttttattttgtatttcccTCTGAGGATGAAACTGCTGTGAACAAGAATCTGGCATGTGTGGgaccacaggtgtttggctctacATTTTTAGGTAACCTGAtcgagacaaagtctcaagtgaccttttctattcgtcttttgtccgtcgtcatgcATTGTGTGTCCattaacaatttacattttaaacttctccaaaactgctgaagcaattcaATGAATTTTTGCACAAAACTTCTAAGGCATACTgctaatcaaaattgtgaattatatggccccAATGTactgggggtgggggtggggggtggggggcaAAAGGGgacaaaatggctaaaatttcaaaaatcttctccatccgcagatgtggtagaatcaaattctcttcatagattgaaaggtctcgaGGTCCTCtccaaaatttgtgaattttatggccctggggtctcaagAGTTTCCTCCCCAGGGTCAAAGAAAActcatttatgagcattatttcctttattttcataggaaatgtaacaTATACTTATAATGGAATGAAATACCCTTCATAGATAAAAGGTTAAATAGATATTATCACAGACTTCAAAtgcctgataggccaatatagTGCTTGTA contains these protein-coding regions:
- the LOC138312958 gene encoding arylsulfatase I-like; protein product: MYLSMIHAVDWSPTIVAAAGGVPDTGIDGVNQWENIRNNGSSSRTEFIYNLDDLAPYTAGHAAIRMGDYKLIVGYPGLYPGWYPPPTYTDDNFIKEIPYDGSQDDKIQLFNLRDDPNERNNLSDKLPDVVKKLRMRMAEYHKQMVPANYPNGTAVSDPKNYNGFWSPGWC